Proteins encoded together in one Chryseobacterium taklimakanense window:
- the mobB gene encoding conjugal transfer protein MobB, with the protein MIAKIGRSANLYGALAYNQLKVEKENGQILFANKMIENASGHYSVAQLAQSFAPYLIANRNTEKHTLHISLNPDPNDKVSDDKFREMAEQYMREMGYGEQPFVVFKHTDIDRSHIHIVSVCVDEQGKKISDKFEKMRSMNVCRELESNYGLIPATDKERSQTDKVFRPVDYRAGDVKSQIASVVRHLPNYYQYQTLGEYNALLSLFNITTEKIEGELQGKMQQGLLYIPLNEKGERAGHPFKASLFGKSAGLPALELHFAKCKTALKDSPTKQTLKSAVTIALKTTGNEQAFKKQLVEQGINVVVRRNDTGRIYGITFIDHNAKAVWNGSRLATELSANTFNDYWNNNIKPDIKEPIVSQPKLSTSNDADLPAEEPHHLFDFLTTDKHEDGLIEALGGLLPEAQGEDYEEQDFANKMKKKRKRQRGQQ; encoded by the coding sequence ATGATAGCAAAAATTGGAAGAAGTGCAAATTTATACGGGGCGTTGGCGTACAATCAGCTTAAAGTAGAGAAAGAAAACGGACAGATTTTATTCGCCAATAAGATGATTGAAAACGCAAGCGGTCATTATTCTGTTGCACAATTAGCCCAGTCTTTTGCGCCTTACCTAATAGCCAACCGCAATACCGAGAAACATACTTTGCATATTTCGCTCAATCCTGACCCAAACGACAAGGTAAGTGATGATAAGTTTCGGGAAATGGCAGAACAGTATATGCGGGAAATGGGTTACGGCGAACAGCCTTTTGTCGTATTCAAACATACCGATATTGACCGCAGCCATATACATATTGTATCGGTTTGCGTGGACGAGCAGGGCAAAAAGATTTCGGACAAATTCGAGAAAATGCGGTCTATGAATGTATGCCGCGAACTGGAAAGTAATTACGGATTGATACCCGCAACGGATAAGGAGCGCAGCCAAACAGATAAGGTTTTCCGTCCGGTAGATTATCGGGCAGGCGATGTAAAAAGTCAAATCGCTTCAGTTGTTCGCCACCTGCCGAACTATTACCAATACCAAACGTTGGGCGAATACAATGCCCTGCTTTCCCTGTTCAATATTACCACCGAGAAAATCGAGGGCGAATTACAGGGAAAAATGCAGCAGGGCTTATTATATATTCCATTGAATGAAAAAGGCGAAAGAGCCGGGCATCCGTTCAAGGCTTCGCTGTTTGGAAAGAGCGCAGGGCTTCCGGCTTTGGAATTGCATTTTGCGAAATGCAAAACCGCTTTGAAAGATAGCCCAACTAAGCAAACACTAAAATCTGCTGTTACCATTGCCCTGAAAACCACGGGCAATGAGCAGGCTTTTAAGAAGCAATTAGTAGAACAGGGTATTAACGTAGTGGTACGCCGGAATGATACAGGGCGCATTTATGGTATCACATTTATTGACCACAATGCCAAAGCGGTTTGGAACGGTTCACGTTTGGCAACAGAACTTTCTGCCAACACCTTTAATGATTATTGGAACAATAACATCAAACCCGATATTAAGGAACCTATCGTTTCACAACCCAAACTATCCACATCAAATGATGCGGATCTTCCTGCGGAAGAACCACACCATTTGTTCGACTTCTTAACTACGGACAAACACGAAGACGGTTTGATTGAAGCACTGGGCGGCTTATTGCCCGAAGCCCAGGGCGAAGATTACGAAGAACAGGACTTTGCCAATAAGATGAAGAAGAAGCGCAAACGCCAAAGAGGTCAGCAATAA
- the mobA gene encoding conjugal transfer protein MobA — MNDNNKKQLKKTGRRPKEDPATIRYTISFNAQEHSRFLALFDKSGMQVKAHFITSCIFDKTIKTIKIDKGTVDFYMRLTSFHSQFRSIGVNYNQIVKLLYKNFSEKKAAAFLYKLEKQTAEMAVLCQKIIQISEEFEAKHLKK; from the coding sequence ATGAACGATAACAACAAAAAGCAATTGAAAAAGACCGGACGCCGCCCTAAAGAAGACCCGGCGACAATCCGCTATACAATTTCCTTTAATGCGCAGGAACACTCCCGCTTTCTTGCTCTTTTTGATAAATCAGGTATGCAGGTAAAAGCGCATTTTATAACGTCCTGCATCTTTGACAAGACCATAAAGACCATTAAGATTGACAAGGGAACGGTTGATTTCTATATGCGGCTGACCTCTTTTCACAGCCAGTTCCGTTCCATTGGCGTGAACTATAACCAAATTGTAAAGCTGCTCTACAAGAATTTTTCCGAGAAAAAAGCCGCAGCATTTCTGTACAAACTGGAAAAACAGACGGCAGAAATGGCGGTGCTATGTCAAAAAATTATCCAAATAAGCGAGGAATTTGAAGCCAAACACCTGAAAAAATAG